In Peromyscus leucopus breed LL Stock chromosome 16_21, UCI_PerLeu_2.1, whole genome shotgun sequence, a single genomic region encodes these proteins:
- the LOC114688334 gene encoding olfactory receptor 2B11-like has translation MAVINTSHPEEFILLGFSDHPWLELPLFIILLVTYPLAMTGNIAIILVSILDPHLHSPMYFFLTNLSFLDMCYTTSIVPQMLTNLGGSTKTISYMRCAVQLYFYHTMGGTECVLLALMSFDRYVAICRPLHYTLIMNQRTCLLLVSTVWLIGISYAVSEATVTLQLPLCGHNEMDHLVCEIPVLIKTACGEKDTNELALSVVCIFISAVPLCLILASYASIGHAVLKIKSSEGRKKAFGTCSSHLVVVLLFYGPAISMYLQPPSSITKDQPKFMALFYGVVTPTLNPFIYTLRNKDVKGALGNLFRNIFSSK, from the coding sequence ATGGCAGTAATCAATACAAGTCACCCAGAAGAGTTCATTCTACTTGGCTTTTCAGACCATCCTTGGCTGGAACTCCCTCTCTTCATTATTCTTCTGGTAACATATCCACTGGCCATGACAGGAAATATTGCCATCATTCTGGTGTCTATATTAGAcccccatctccacagccccatgtatttcttcctcacAAACCTCTCCTTTCTAGACATGTGCTACACCACAAGCATTGTGCCTCAAATGCTAACTAACCTAGGGGGCTCCACAAAGACCATCAGCTACATGAGGTGTGCAGTTCAGCTTTATTTCTACCACACAATGGGGGGCACAGAGTGTGTCCTCCTGGCTCTTATGTCCTTTGACCGCTATGTTGCCATCTGCAGACCTCTGCACTATACCCTTATCATGAATCAGCGTACTTGCCTCCTGTTAGTGTCCACTGTGTGGCTGATAGGAATTTCCTATGCTGTCTCAGAGGCCACTGTGACACTGCAGCTTCCACTATGTGGCCACAATGAAATGGATCACTTGGTGTGTGAGATTCCTGTTCTGATAAAAACTGCCTGTGGTGAAAAAGACACTAATGAGCTTGCTCTCTCTGTggtatgcatttttatttcagctGTTCCTCTATGTTTAATTCTTGCTTCCTATGCTAGTATTGGACATGCTGTACTTAAAATCAAATCttcagagggaaggaaaaaggccTTTGGAACATGTTCCTCTCATCTTGTAGTTGTTCTCTTATTCTATGGCCCAGCCATTAGCATGTATCTTCAGCCCCCCTCCTCTATTACAAAAGACCAACCCAAGTTTATGGCTCTCTTCTATGGAGTAGTGACTCCTACTCTGAACCCCTTTATCTATACCCTAAGGAATAAGGATGTAAAGGGGGCATTAGGTAACCTATTCAGGAACATTTTTAGTTCAAAGTGA